The genomic segment CCTTTGCCCTTCGTGCCGGCAATGATGATGGGAACAAAACTCTTGTCCGGATTGCCGAAGAGCTTCAGCAGACATTTCATCCGGTCAAGGTTCATGAACCGGTTTTGGGAAGGAAGGACCGCGCGCTCGAGATTTACGAACGAATCGAGATAGCTGAGGGATTTTTGGAAGTCCATTTTGCGGCCGCCCCCTCACCCTTCCCTCTCCCCCTTTCAGGGGGAGAGGACGGGAGAGGAGGTTTAAGAATCAATGTTTAAAGTGTCTCTTGCCGGTAAACACCATCGGGATGCCGGATTTGTCGCAGGCCGCGATCACGTCCGGATCCTTGATGGAGCCGCCGGGCTGGATGATGGCGCGGATGCCGTGCTTGGCCGCGATTTCGATGGAGTCGGGCATGGGAAAAAATGCGTCGCTGGCCAAAATGGCGCCCTTGGTTTTTTCGCCGGCCTTGCGGCAGGCGATGTCCACGGAATCCACGCGCGACATCTGCCCCGCGCCGATGCCCACGGTTTTCGTGCCCTGCGTGAGCACGATCGCGTTCGACTTGACGACCTTCACGCATTTGAAGGCAAAGATCAGCTCGTCCAGTTCCTTCGGTGTGGGCTGTTTCTGCGTGACGACTTTCAATTCTTTTTTGAACGCGTCCGCCGACGGCGCCACGCGCGGGTCCGCGTCCTGCACGAGCAGCGCGCCCTGCTTGAGAAAACGGCATTCCAGGCCGTCTTCGTCCAGCACGCCGGATTCGATGAGCCGGAGGTTCTTGCGCGTCTTCAAAAATTCCAGCGCCTCTTTTTCGTAAACCGGCGCGATCAGCACTTCGAAGAAATTCAGTTTTTCGAAAATCTGTTTCGCGATCTTGGAGTCGCAGGTCTTGTTGATGGCCACGATGCCGCCGAACGCGGAAACCGGATCGCCTTCCACGGCCTGGTCGATCGCGGCGCCGATGTCCGCCGCTTCCGCGATGCCGCAGGGATTGTTGTGCTTGATCACGCAGGCGGCCGGGTTCTGGAATTCGCGGATCACATCGAGCGCGGCCGCGATATCCATGATGTTGTTGTAGGAAAGTTCTTTGCCGTGCAGCTGCTGGCAGTATTTCGGCAGCGGCCTGCCCTGCGCCAC from the Verrucomicrobiia bacterium genome contains:
- the purH gene encoding bifunctional phosphoribosylaminoimidazolecarboxamide formyltransferase/IMP cyclohydrolase — protein: MPNVKIERALISVSDKNGLIPFAQELHKLKVEIISTGGTLKALKDAGIPAIPIDEVTGFPEMMEGRVKTLHPKVHGGLLYRRDKETHVQQAREHGIRPIDLVVVNLYPFEKVTSDPHVELETAIENIDIGGPSMLRSAAKNAAAVTVVCDPSDYAAVLDELKQHQGAVSDETRFRLAVKVFDRTASYDRAINDFFSSRCNGNGQALPASVSFKYTKAQDLRYGENPHQRAALYVAQGRPLPKYCQQLHGKELSYNNIMDIAAALDVIREFQNPAACVIKHNNPCGIAEAADIGAAIDQAVEGDPVSAFGGIVAINKTCDSKIAKQIFEKLNFFEVLIAPVYEKEALEFLKTRKNLRLIESGVLDEDGLECRFLKQGALLVQDADPRVAPSADAFKKELKVVTQKQPTPKELDELIFAFKCVKVVKSNAIVLTQGTKTVGIGAGQMSRVDSVDIACRKAGEKTKGAILASDAFFPMPDSIEIAAKHGIRAIIQPGGSIKDPDVIAACDKSGIPMVFTGKRHFKH